From the genome of Virgibacillus siamensis, one region includes:
- a CDS encoding HD family phosphohydrolase — MKKFLHNFIHLQPKWVMIILALILLGAFFFLMTVNNVYTETYNIERFSDAKETIRSPITIENKQETKRKTRETVQAVEDRYNISTEITKERLSYIGEIFDAIAKVEKDTSVNGIENSDSLVSSQEKVQQLKQILSPEITDKLDDGLFYKLLDIKASKRQEGKKLLLSSLENVLKDGVRTENIQRAESDVTQSIKYSSLDKRLKEPLKKLSKFAIVENSFFDVEKTMEARKEAASNVEPVVIRAGEIIVREGQTITDGIYEELKLIGLLNQERNVFPVIGLVLLILLIITVIGSEINHLYRENQMDNRKIAAVLMISFIVIVLMKVVSLFTTTENLLFFAVPVATGGLLIKQLIQERFAIVLSILYAILGSVIFNGELPGTLNIEAGIYFFFSQMAGIIFLVNVKDRLAVIKAGAGMAVINVITVLLFLFLSFEKYSYADLIIQSAYGVSAALLSAVLTIGLLPFFETGLGILSDIKLLSLASPNQPLLRKILTEAPGTYHHSVMVANLSETACEAIGANGLLARVGAYYHDIGKTIRPHYFIENQVSIKNPHDLIEPLQSAEIIISHPYDGAEMLKEHKMPEEIIDIAKQHHGTTLLQYFYQMEKKVNEEVKEELFRYPGPKPQTKEAAVISICDSVEAAVRSLKEPTKEKIDEIVGSIVNSRLMDGQLNECDLTLSELDTVHQTICETLKGIFHSRIKYPTKEAT; from the coding sequence ATGAAAAAATTTCTGCATAATTTTATTCATCTTCAGCCAAAGTGGGTTATGATCATTCTGGCATTAATTTTATTGGGTGCATTTTTCTTTCTGATGACTGTCAATAATGTTTATACCGAAACGTATAATATTGAACGGTTCTCTGATGCAAAGGAAACGATCCGATCTCCTATTACAATTGAAAATAAGCAGGAAACAAAGCGGAAAACACGGGAAACTGTTCAGGCGGTTGAGGATAGATATAATATATCGACTGAAATAACGAAAGAGCGTCTTTCATATATCGGGGAAATTTTTGATGCGATCGCTAAAGTGGAAAAGGATACATCCGTAAACGGGATAGAGAATTCGGATTCACTTGTATCCAGTCAGGAAAAAGTTCAACAGCTGAAACAGATTTTATCTCCTGAGATAACGGACAAGCTCGATGATGGTTTATTTTATAAATTATTGGATATTAAAGCAAGTAAGCGACAGGAAGGAAAAAAACTGCTGCTTTCTTCACTGGAAAATGTTTTAAAGGATGGCGTTCGAACCGAAAACATACAACGTGCGGAATCGGATGTTACGCAGAGTATTAAATATTCTTCTTTAGATAAGCGGCTGAAAGAACCGTTAAAGAAATTAAGTAAGTTTGCCATTGTGGAGAATTCATTTTTTGATGTGGAAAAAACGATGGAGGCACGAAAAGAAGCAGCAAGCAATGTGGAACCTGTCGTTATCAGGGCAGGAGAAATCATTGTAAGAGAAGGACAGACAATAACAGACGGGATTTATGAAGAGCTTAAATTGATAGGGCTTTTAAATCAGGAACGAAATGTATTTCCAGTCATTGGCCTTGTCCTATTAATTCTGCTGATTATCACAGTTATTGGTTCTGAAATAAATCATCTATACCGGGAAAATCAAATGGATAACCGAAAAATTGCGGCAGTGCTGATGATTAGTTTTATTGTAATCGTTCTGATGAAAGTGGTCAGTTTGTTCACAACAACGGAAAATTTGCTGTTTTTTGCGGTTCCTGTTGCCACAGGCGGGCTATTGATAAAACAGTTGATCCAGGAACGTTTTGCTATCGTATTATCGATTCTTTACGCAATTTTAGGAAGTGTGATTTTTAACGGTGAATTACCTGGAACGCTCAATATTGAAGCAGGTATTTACTTCTTCTTTTCACAGATGGCCGGAATTATTTTTCTGGTCAATGTGAAAGACAGACTGGCAGTCATTAAAGCTGGCGCGGGAATGGCAGTTATAAACGTTATTACTGTATTGTTATTTCTATTCCTTTCATTTGAAAAATATTCCTATGCGGATTTAATCATTCAATCGGCATATGGGGTGTCTGCTGCATTGTTATCAGCGGTGCTGACAATCGGCTTACTTCCTTTTTTTGAAACAGGACTGGGAATTTTATCAGATATTAAATTACTTTCACTTGCAAGTCCGAACCAGCCTCTGCTTCGAAAGATACTAACAGAAGCACCTGGTACCTATCACCATTCCGTAATGGTTGCAAATCTTAGTGAAACCGCCTGTGAAGCCATTGGAGCGAACGGACTTTTGGCTAGAGTCGGAGCATATTATCATGATATCGGGAAAACGATAAGACCGCATTATTTTATCGAAAATCAGGTTTCCATTAAAAACCCGCATGATTTAATTGAACCGCTGCAAAGTGCAGAAATTATTATAAGTCATCCGTATGACGGGGCGGAGATGCTGAAAGAACATAAAATGCCTGAGGAAATAATTGATATAGCGAAGCAGCATCATGGTACAACTTTACTGCAGTACTTTTATCAAATGGAAAAAAAGGTTAATGAAGAAGTAAAGGAAGAATTGTTCCGATATCCGGGACCCAAACCGCAGACTAAAGAAGCAGCAGTCATCAGTATTTGTGATTCAGTAGAAGCTGCTGTGAGGTCGTTAAAAGAACCGACAAAAGAAAAAATAGATGAAATTGTAGGATCCATTGTCAATAGCCGGCTGATGGATGGTCAGCTTAATGAGTGTGACCTGACGTTAAGTGAATTAGATACTGTACATCAGACAATTTGTGAAACGCTGAAAGGAATATTCCATTCCAGGATCAAATATCCAACCAAGGAGGCAACATAA
- a CDS encoding PhoH family protein → MSRHFNTIDLQLKTPNEALELFGTNDKFLKQIEQQLDITIVTRGEEVHVSGSEEAANLAEELLKTLLSVVRKGLAITERDVVYAADLAKKGKLNQFEALFEDEITKNAHGKSIRVKTLGQKSYIAAIKANDLVFGIGPAGTGKTYLAVVMAVRALKNGEVKRIILTRPAVEAGESLGFLPGDLKEKVDPYLRPLYDALHDVLGAEHTLRLIERDTIEIAPLAYMRGRTLDDAFVILDEAQNTTPEQMKMFLTRLGFGSKMVITGDITQIDLPKGVKSGLHTAHHLLSPVEGISFIQLTQTDVVRHPLVQKIINAYENANNG, encoded by the coding sequence ATGTCAAGACACTTTAACACAATAGATTTACAACTGAAAACCCCGAATGAAGCTTTAGAACTTTTCGGTACAAATGATAAATTTCTGAAACAAATCGAACAACAACTTGATATCACCATAGTGACAAGGGGTGAAGAAGTTCATGTTTCCGGAAGTGAGGAAGCAGCCAATTTAGCAGAAGAATTACTGAAAACCCTTTTATCTGTTGTTAGAAAAGGTTTGGCGATTACCGAACGGGATGTTGTATATGCGGCTGATTTGGCCAAAAAAGGAAAGCTAAATCAGTTTGAGGCACTATTTGAAGATGAAATTACCAAGAATGCCCACGGAAAGTCCATCCGGGTGAAAACATTAGGACAAAAAAGTTACATTGCGGCAATAAAAGCAAATGATCTTGTCTTTGGGATCGGTCCTGCCGGTACAGGTAAAACATATCTTGCCGTGGTGATGGCTGTCCGTGCCTTGAAGAACGGTGAAGTGAAACGGATTATTCTAACCCGCCCTGCGGTAGAAGCCGGTGAGAGTCTTGGTTTTTTACCCGGGGATTTGAAAGAAAAAGTTGATCCATACCTGCGACCATTGTATGACGCACTCCATGACGTCCTTGGAGCTGAGCATACATTGCGTCTGATTGAAAGGGATACCATTGAGATTGCCCCGCTCGCTTATATGCGGGGAAGAACGCTTGATGACGCATTTGTCATTTTGGACGAGGCACAAAATACTACGCCTGAACAGATGAAAATGTTTCTAACCAGGCTTGGTTTTGGTTCTAAGATGGTCATTACAGGGGATATAACGCAAATTGATTTGCCAAAAGGGGTAAAGTCGGGACTGCATACTGCTCATCATCTGCTGTCTCCGGTTGAAGGTATCTCCTTTATTCAATTGACTCAGACAGATGTGGTAAGACATCCATTGGTTCAGAAGATTATTAATGCCTACGAAAATGCTAATAACGGATGA
- the yqfD gene encoding sporulation protein YqfD, with the protein MKQMQGSYLTGYVTIRIEGSEPETFFQACVEQGVFVWNIKKESATVCTGNIKLNSLHVVKDIRRKRAYKIRFIKKKGLPFFMERLTVRKEIPAAFLMSILLIFLLSNIIWEVKIKDVPTDLEEKIDKQLEEYGIHRGAWTFSIGKSSVIQQKLMHDIPELLWVGVHQKGTTFVLEGVEKTIVEEEEKSGPRNLVAAKKGVIQKMYVSKGVPKVQVNEYVEPGDLLVSGRLRFDENKKDKKYELVESEADIIAKTWYEVSVTVPLKANHELLTGKRENKYHLKLGNVELPVWGFGTPEYKNIHRERYVKDLYFLKWELPIKIVETILSEKKYNKLERSKEEAINIGIKQAKKELLLKLGNDAEIISENILHETTESGKVKLILYMTVEENIVKEVPIRQGD; encoded by the coding sequence ATGAAACAAATGCAAGGGTCCTATTTAACCGGCTATGTCACGATTCGAATTGAAGGATCGGAACCGGAAACGTTTTTTCAAGCTTGTGTGGAACAAGGTGTTTTTGTATGGAATATTAAAAAAGAATCGGCAACCGTTTGTACAGGTAATATTAAATTAAACAGTTTGCATGTTGTGAAAGACATCAGAAGGAAAAGAGCGTATAAAATAAGGTTCATTAAGAAAAAAGGATTGCCTTTTTTCATGGAACGATTGACCGTTCGTAAAGAGATACCGGCAGCATTTCTAATGAGCATTCTTTTGATTTTTTTACTTTCCAATATTATTTGGGAAGTGAAAATAAAGGATGTCCCGACTGATCTTGAAGAAAAGATAGACAAGCAACTGGAGGAATATGGAATACACCGCGGTGCATGGACCTTTTCAATCGGAAAGTCGAGCGTTATTCAACAAAAACTGATGCATGATATTCCGGAACTTCTTTGGGTCGGTGTGCATCAAAAAGGGACAACCTTTGTATTGGAAGGCGTTGAGAAAACGATCGTGGAAGAGGAGGAAAAAAGTGGTCCCCGTAACCTTGTAGCCGCAAAAAAAGGTGTTATTCAAAAGATGTATGTATCGAAGGGTGTTCCAAAGGTTCAGGTAAATGAATATGTGGAGCCAGGCGACCTGCTTGTATCTGGCAGGCTGCGTTTTGATGAAAATAAAAAGGACAAGAAATACGAATTGGTTGAATCAGAAGCTGATATCATTGCAAAAACTTGGTATGAGGTTTCCGTTACGGTACCACTGAAGGCCAATCATGAACTGCTTACAGGGAAGCGGGAAAATAAATACCATCTGAAACTGGGAAATGTAGAGTTGCCTGTTTGGGGATTTGGTACACCTGAATACAAAAATATTCATCGGGAGCGTTATGTTAAAGATCTCTATTTTCTTAAATGGGAACTTCCCATTAAAATAGTTGAAACCATTTTAAGTGAAAAGAAGTATAATAAACTAGAGCGGAGTAAAGAGGAAGCAATAAATATCGGGATTAAACAGGCTAAAAAAGAATTGCTGCTAAAGCTTGGGAATGATGCCGAGATCATTTCTGAAAATATTTTGCATGAAACTACCGAGAGTGGTAAAGTTAAATTAATCTTATATATGACAGTGGAAGAAAATATTGTAAAAGAAGTACCAATACGTCAAGGAGACTGA
- the yqfC gene encoding sporulation protein YqfC: protein MKKLQQRIAPLLTKYLDLPSDVMLELPRITTIGQIHVYIENHKGLVVYSDEELTVRANKGHIQITGSSFVLKTMLPEEILLEGTIHEIKFIFD, encoded by the coding sequence ATGAAGAAATTACAACAGCGAATTGCTCCATTGCTGACAAAATATTTGGACCTTCCATCTGACGTCATGCTGGAATTGCCGAGAATCACGACGATTGGTCAAATTCACGTGTACATAGAGAATCACAAAGGATTGGTCGTTTATTCCGATGAAGAGCTGACAGTTAGGGCGAACAAAGGTCATATCCAAATTACGGGTTCATCATTTGTATTAAAAACTATGTTGCCAGAGGAAATATTGCTGGAAGGTACTATTCATGAGATAAAATTCATTTTTGATTAA
- the floA gene encoding flotillin-like protein FloA (flotillin-like protein involved in membrane lipid rafts) — protein sequence MEIQLMPIIIIAVILIVVAVLFTFIPVMLWISALAAGVKVGIFTLVGMRLRRVIPSRVINPLIKAHKAGLSVTTNQLESHYLAGGNVDRVVNALIAAQRANIELSFERTAAIDLAGRDVLEAVQMSVNPKVIETPFISGIAIDGIEVKAKARITVRANIDRLVGGAGEDTVIARVGEGIVSTIGSSETHAKVLENPDSISQNVLSRGLDAGTAFEILSIDIADIDIGKNIGAILQTDQAEADKNIAQAKAEERRAMAVAKEQEMTARVEEMRAKVVEAEADVPRALSEALRSGNLGVMDYMNYKNIDADTDMRDSIGKISKDDTDEDNR from the coding sequence ATGGAAATACAACTTATGCCGATAATTATTATCGCAGTTATTTTGATTGTTGTAGCAGTATTATTTACATTTATACCTGTCATGCTATGGATCAGTGCATTAGCCGCAGGTGTAAAGGTTGGAATTTTTACGTTGGTAGGTATGCGCCTTCGAAGGGTTATTCCTTCCAGGGTAATTAACCCGCTAATTAAAGCCCATAAAGCAGGGCTGAGTGTCACCACAAATCAGCTCGAGAGTCACTATTTGGCTGGTGGGAATGTCGACAGGGTAGTCAACGCTCTGATTGCTGCCCAGCGTGCTAATATTGAACTAAGCTTTGAACGTACGGCAGCAATTGATTTGGCTGGCCGTGACGTTCTGGAAGCCGTACAAATGAGTGTTAATCCGAAAGTAATTGAAACTCCCTTTATTTCAGGGATTGCAATTGATGGTATTGAGGTGAAAGCGAAGGCAAGAATTACTGTTCGGGCCAATATTGATCGATTGGTCGGTGGTGCAGGGGAAGATACTGTAATCGCCCGGGTTGGTGAAGGGATTGTCAGTACAATCGGTAGTTCGGAAACACATGCAAAGGTACTGGAGAATCCTGATTCCATTTCGCAAAATGTATTGTCAAGAGGACTTGATGCAGGTACTGCATTTGAAATATTATCAATTGATATAGCGGATATCGACATTGGTAAAAACATTGGAGCTATTCTGCAGACAGACCAGGCCGAAGCGGATAAAAACATCGCCCAGGCGAAAGCCGAAGAGCGTCGTGCAATGGCTGTAGCGAAGGAGCAGGAAATGACGGCAAGAGTAGAAGAAATGCGTGCAAAAGTGGTTGAAGCCGAAGCGGATGTTCCACGTGCACTTTCCGAAGCATTACGTTCCGGTAATTTAGGAGTTATGGATTATATGAATTACAAGAATATTGATGCTGACACGGATATGCGTGATTCCATTGGAAAAATATCAAAAGACGATACGGACGAGGATAACCGGTAA
- a CDS encoding NfeD family protein, with protein sequence MSSIHATNNGDGKLVYVIPVEDEVERGLESFIERTTEEATEDNADYIIFEIDTPGGRVDAAGNIAELLQGLEIPTTSFIVNRALSAGSYIALNTDTIYMKPQATMGASGVINQDGTAASKKAQSAWIAAMKSAANSSGKDPLYAVAMADPSIDLPEFGAGKGEYLTLGAKSAKKVGYSEDTVQDRKELLQELGLAQASVIEKEPTLSEEAARFITNPIIVPILLSLASLGLIVELYSPGFGIPGIVGLLSLVLFFYGHIVAGLAGMEAIILLILGLVLIVAEFFVPGGIVGLLGIGAIIVSLIMSGQDIGQMSMSIGIAFIVAIIATVVLFRTIGLEKGFFRHIILKDRTMTEQGYVSSVNRLELIGLRGVTVTPLRPSGTAILENERIDVVTEGGFIAKDQHVKVVKVEGVRVVVRALNHTEKEQEEF encoded by the coding sequence ATGTCTTCTATCCATGCAACCAATAATGGTGACGGGAAACTGGTTTATGTCATTCCGGTTGAAGATGAAGTGGAGCGCGGTCTTGAATCCTTTATAGAACGAACCACAGAGGAAGCAACAGAAGATAACGCGGATTACATCATTTTTGAAATCGATACACCTGGCGGCCGTGTTGATGCAGCCGGGAATATAGCGGAATTACTTCAAGGTCTTGAAATCCCGACTACATCTTTTATTGTAAACCGTGCATTGTCGGCAGGGTCATATATTGCGCTTAATACGGATACCATTTATATGAAACCACAGGCAACAATGGGAGCCAGTGGTGTTATCAATCAGGATGGTACCGCAGCAAGTAAGAAAGCTCAGTCAGCGTGGATTGCCGCTATGAAAAGCGCTGCAAATTCGTCAGGGAAAGATCCCCTGTATGCAGTCGCCATGGCAGATCCAAGTATTGACTTACCGGAGTTCGGTGCCGGCAAAGGTGAATATCTTACACTTGGAGCCAAATCAGCAAAAAAGGTGGGCTATTCTGAGGATACTGTCCAAGACCGGAAAGAATTACTGCAGGAATTAGGCTTGGCACAGGCTTCTGTCATTGAAAAAGAGCCAACTTTGTCAGAAGAAGCTGCCCGATTTATAACAAACCCAATTATTGTTCCAATTCTATTGTCGCTGGCGAGTCTTGGATTAATCGTGGAACTTTATTCGCCCGGTTTCGGTATACCTGGTATAGTTGGATTATTATCACTGGTATTGTTTTTTTATGGTCATATTGTCGCGGGACTGGCTGGAATGGAAGCAATTATACTATTGATTTTGGGGCTTGTGCTGATTGTTGCAGAGTTTTTTGTGCCGGGGGGCATTGTTGGTCTTCTCGGCATTGGTGCGATTATTGTCTCCCTGATTATGTCTGGTCAGGATATTGGGCAAATGTCCATGAGCATTGGTATTGCATTCATTGTTGCGATAATCGCAACGGTGGTGTTATTCAGAACGATAGGATTGGAGAAAGGATTTTTCCGTCATATCATTTTAAAAGATCGGACCATGACAGAACAAGGATATGTCTCATCCGTTAATAGGCTGGAATTAATTGGTTTGCGGGGGGTTACGGTAACACCCTTGCGTCCGTCGGGTACCGCTATTCTCGAGAATGAACGTATTGATGTTGTAACAGAAGGCGGGTTCATTGCCAAGGATCAGCATGTTAAAGTAGTGAAGGTCGAAGGTGTACGTGTAGTGGTAAGAGCATTAAATCATACAGAAAAAGAACAGGAGGAATTTTAA
- a CDS encoding GatB/YqeY domain-containing protein, with protein MTLMEQLNQDMKRAMKSKDKESLAVIRMVKASLQNESIKLGNKDLSEDEELSVLSRELKQRKDSLQEFKSAGRDDLVKKLETEINILQEYMPEQLSEGELEAVVQTTIQEVNATSKKDMGKVMSAIMPKVKGKADGSQINKLVQKHLN; from the coding sequence ATGACATTAATGGAACAGCTGAACCAAGATATGAAGAGGGCCATGAAAAGCAAGGATAAAGAATCATTAGCTGTTATACGCATGGTCAAAGCTTCTTTGCAAAATGAATCGATTAAACTTGGTAACAAAGATCTTTCCGAAGATGAAGAGTTGTCAGTTCTTTCAAGAGAATTGAAGCAGCGGAAAGATTCCCTCCAGGAATTTAAATCAGCTGGGCGAGATGATCTTGTTAAAAAACTTGAAACTGAAATCAATATTTTACAAGAATATATGCCTGAACAGCTTTCTGAAGGTGAGCTGGAGGCAGTAGTTCAGACTACGATTCAGGAAGTAAATGCAACTTCCAAAAAAGATATGGGAAAAGTGATGAGTGCCATCATGCCTAAGGTAAAAGGGAAGGCCGATGGTTCACAAATCAATAAATTGGTTCAAAAACATTTAAATTAA
- the rpsU gene encoding 30S ribosomal protein S21 has protein sequence MSNTTRVRKNESLEDALRRFKRSVSKSGTLQEYRKREHYEKPSVRRKKKSENARKRRF, from the coding sequence ATGTCAAATACAACTCGCGTTCGTAAAAACGAGTCTCTCGAGGATGCTCTTCGTCGCTTCAAGCGCAGCGTTTCAAAAAGCGGTACTCTTCAGGAATACCGGAAGCGTGAACACTATGAAAAGCCAAGTGTAAGACGCAAGAAAAAATCTGAAAATGCAAGAAAGCGCAGATTCTAA
- the deoC gene encoding deoxyribose-phosphate aldolase → MDLATYIDHTQLKPETTEEKIKQIVSEAKTHGFASVCVNPYWVSYCHKHLNGTDVKVCTVIGFPLGATTTKVKEFETKQAIQDGASEVDMVINVGALKSGDDQTVLHDIRAVVEAAGENILTKVIIETSLLTEDEKVLACKLAKQAGADFVKTSTGFSGGGATVEDIKLMRETVGPDMGVKASGGVRSLEDTKAMIDAGATRIGASAGVDIIAGNTGNDAY, encoded by the coding sequence ATGGATTTGGCAACATATATTGACCATACGCAATTGAAACCTGAAACGACAGAGGAAAAAATCAAACAAATAGTCAGTGAAGCGAAAACGCACGGTTTTGCTTCTGTTTGTGTTAACCCGTATTGGGTGTCATATTGCCATAAACATTTAAATGGGACCGATGTTAAAGTTTGTACTGTAATTGGTTTTCCACTTGGGGCAACAACAACCAAAGTGAAAGAATTTGAAACGAAACAAGCAATACAGGATGGTGCATCTGAAGTAGATATGGTGATAAATGTCGGAGCGCTTAAATCCGGTGATGATCAGACTGTGCTTCATGATATTCGGGCTGTGGTTGAAGCTGCCGGCGAAAATATCCTTACAAAGGTTATCATTGAAACATCTTTACTGACCGAAGATGAAAAAGTTCTGGCCTGTAAACTGGCAAAGCAAGCAGGGGCGGACTTTGTTAAAACATCTACTGGTTTTTCCGGAGGTGGTGCAACGGTTGAAGATATTAAGTTGATGCGTGAAACTGTCGGCCCGGACATGGGAGTGAAAGCGTCCGGCGGCGTTCGTTCGCTTGAAGACACGAAGGCAATGATAGATGCAGGTGCAACCAGGATCGGTGCCAGTGCAGGAGTGGATATTATTGCAGGTAATACAGGAAACGATGCCTATTAA
- the mtaB gene encoding tRNA (N(6)-L-threonylcarbamoyladenosine(37)-C(2))-methylthiotransferase MtaB codes for MTTVAFHTLGCKVNHYETEGIWNMFKENGYERVDFDRQSDVYVINTCTVTNTGDKKSRQVIRRAIRKNPESIVCVTGCYAQTSPGEIMEIPGVDIIVGTQNRKKMLDYIEEHKKTREPINGVSNIMKNRVFEEMDVPDFTDRTRASLKIQEGCNNFCTFCIIPWSRGLLRSREPENVIKQAQSLVDAGYKEIVLTGIHTAGYGEDMKDYNFAKLLNDLETKVAGLKRIRISSIEASQITDEVIEVLDKSEKIVRHLHIPLQSGSDSVLARMRRKYSSEFYKQKVNKIRRALPGLAITSDVIVGFPGETEDEFLETCNFIKDIGYSELHVFPFSRRTGTPAARMDNQVDDDVKNERVNQMIELSDQLAKEYAATYEDEVLEVIPEEHTSEGDEHTLVGYTDNYLKVRFEGTQDLIGKIVRVKITKSGYPYNEGVFVRVMDNATNHNIEEAAQ; via the coding sequence ATGACAACTGTTGCATTCCATACATTAGGATGTAAAGTGAATCATTATGAAACAGAAGGTATCTGGAATATGTTTAAGGAGAACGGTTATGAACGTGTGGATTTTGACCGTCAGTCAGATGTATACGTCATTAACACCTGCACAGTAACAAATACCGGAGATAAAAAAAGCAGACAGGTAATTCGCCGGGCAATCCGCAAAAATCCTGAATCCATTGTTTGTGTAACAGGCTGTTATGCACAAACATCACCTGGTGAAATTATGGAGATACCAGGTGTTGACATAATTGTCGGGACGCAGAATCGCAAAAAGATGCTTGATTATATTGAAGAACATAAGAAGACCCGTGAACCAATCAATGGTGTTTCCAACATCATGAAAAATCGTGTTTTTGAAGAAATGGATGTTCCTGACTTTACAGATCGGACACGCGCGTCATTAAAAATACAGGAAGGGTGCAACAATTTCTGCACATTCTGTATTATTCCCTGGTCACGCGGTCTGCTTCGTTCGCGTGAGCCGGAAAACGTTATTAAACAAGCGCAAAGTCTTGTAGATGCAGGTTATAAGGAAATTGTGCTGACAGGGATTCATACTGCGGGATACGGTGAAGATATGAAAGATTATAATTTCGCCAAGCTTCTTAACGACCTGGAAACGAAAGTTGCTGGCTTAAAACGGATTCGTATTTCATCAATTGAAGCCAGTCAGATTACAGATGAGGTTATTGAAGTGCTCGACAAATCGGAAAAGATTGTACGTCATCTGCATATACCTCTTCAATCAGGATCTGATTCGGTTCTTGCCAGAATGCGCAGAAAATATTCCAGCGAATTTTACAAACAAAAAGTTAACAAAATCCGCAGAGCATTACCAGGTCTTGCGATCACATCGGATGTAATTGTAGGCTTCCCGGGTGAGACGGAGGATGAATTTCTTGAGACATGCAACTTTATTAAGGATATCGGATATTCCGAATTGCATGTATTTCCGTTTTCCAGAAGAACTGGTACACCTGCTGCCAGAATGGACAATCAAGTGGATGATGATGTGAAAAATGAACGGGTAAATCAAATGATTGAACTGTCCGATCAGCTTGCAAAAGAATATGCAGCAACTTATGAGGATGAGGTTCTCGAAGTTATTCCGGAAGAACACACATCTGAAGGAGACGAACATACACTTGTCGGTTATACCGATAATTATTTAAAAGTCCGTTTTGAAGGGACACAGGACCTGATCGGCAAGATAGTCCGTGTCAAAATCACCAAATCAGGATACCCTTATAATGAAGGTGTCTTTGTACGGGTAATGGATAATGCGACCAATCACAATATTGAAGAGGCTGCACAGTGA
- a CDS encoding 16S rRNA (uracil(1498)-N(3))-methyltransferase: MQRYFVPDENWQENTVMIQNDDAHHIQRVMRYRDGDRIICNHPDGNAAICRIVSIYSTEVCLQIEEWLNESMEMPVDVTIAQGIPKGDKFEYVLQKGTELGASTFLPVQSERSVAVWNGKKFEKKLGRFQKIVKEASEQSHRNKIPEVMPVHTTSEMAEYARAFDVKLFAFEEEAKRTASQSLGTVLGRLEKGKRILVYIGPEGGISKEEAAMLKEYDFTPIRLGPRILRTETASLYVLSSISYHLEELRCT; encoded by the coding sequence TTGCAACGCTATTTTGTTCCTGATGAAAATTGGCAGGAAAACACGGTAATGATTCAGAATGATGATGCTCATCATATCCAGCGTGTGATGCGTTATCGGGACGGAGATCGGATTATTTGCAATCATCCGGATGGAAATGCGGCAATTTGCCGGATCGTGTCCATTTATTCAACAGAAGTGTGTCTGCAGATTGAAGAGTGGTTGAATGAGTCGATGGAAATGCCGGTTGATGTTACCATTGCCCAAGGAATACCTAAAGGTGATAAATTTGAATATGTTTTGCAAAAAGGTACAGAATTGGGAGCAAGTACCTTTTTACCGGTTCAATCAGAACGTTCAGTGGCAGTCTGGAACGGTAAAAAATTTGAAAAGAAATTGGGCAGATTCCAGAAGATCGTAAAGGAAGCAAGTGAGCAGAGTCATCGTAATAAAATACCTGAAGTTATGCCGGTTCACACAACCAGTGAAATGGCTGAATATGCGCGAGCGTTTGACGTGAAGTTGTTCGCATTCGAGGAAGAAGCAAAGAGGACGGCGTCGCAATCACTTGGTACCGTGCTCGGCAGGCTCGAAAAGGGAAAACGGATTCTGGTCTATATTGGTCCGGAAGGTGGTATTTCGAAGGAAGAAGCAGCTATGCTGAAGGAATATGATTTCACGCCAATCAGGCTTGGACCGCGTATACTTCGAACAGAAACAGCTAGCTTATATGTATTGTCGAGTATTTCTTATCACTTAGAAGAATTGAGGTGTACATGA